In Equus caballus isolate H_3958 breed thoroughbred chromosome 7, TB-T2T, whole genome shotgun sequence, one DNA window encodes the following:
- the OR7E222 gene encoding olfactory receptor family 7 subfamily E member 222: MRLSDDPELQPLLFGLFFLVYLVTILGNLLIILVVRSDSHLQTPMYFFLSNLSLVDIGFISTTIPKMIVDIQTQNRVISYVDCLTQMSFFVHFACMDDMLLTVMAYDRFVAICHPLHYSVIMSPCLCGFLVLASFLIGLLDSQLHNLIVLQLTCFKHVEISNFFCGPSQLLSLACSDTISNNIVMYFVGAIFGFIPFSGIFFSYYKIISSILRVPSTSGKYKAFSTCGSHLLVVCLFYGTGLGVYFGSTLSLSPWKHVVASIMYTILTPMLNPFIYSLRNRDIKSALWRLYSRLI, translated from the coding sequence ATGAGACTCTCAGATGATCCAGAATTGCAGCCTTTGCTCTTTGGTCTCTTCTTCCTTGTGTACCTGGTCACCATCTTggggaacctgctcatcatcctggTGGTCAGGTCTGATTCCCACCTCCaaacacccatgtacttcttcctctccaacctgtcCTTGGTTGACATTGGTTTCATCTCCACCACAATCCCCAAGATGATTGTGGACATCCAAACTCAAAACAGAGTCATCTCTTATGTGGATTGCCTGACACAAATGtctttttttgtccattttgcaTGTATGGATGATATGCTTCTGACTGTGATGGCCTATGATCggtttgtggccatctgtcaccctTTGCACTACTCTGTCATCATGAGCCCATGCCTCTGTGGCTTCTTAGTTTTGGCATCTTTTTTAATTGGCCTTTTGGACTCCCAGCTGCACAATTTGATTGTGTTACAACTTACCTGCTTCAAGCATGTGGAAATTTCCAATTTCTTCTGTGGCCCTTCTCAACTCCTCAGCCTTGCCtgttctgacactatctccaaTAACATAGTCATGTATTTCGTTGGTGCCATTTTTGGTTTTATCCCTTTCTCAGGGATCTTTTTCTCTTACTATAAAATTATTTCCTCCATTCTGAGAGTTCCATCAACAAGTGGGAAATAtaaagccttctccacctgtggctctcacctgttagttgtttgcttattttatggAACAGGTCTTGGAGTTTACTTTGGATCTACATTGTCACTTTCTCCATGGAAGCATGTGGTGGCCTCGATCATGTACACCATACTcacccccatgctgaaccccttcattTACAGCCTGAGGAACAGGGACATCAAAAGTGCCCTGTGGAGACTTTACAGTAGACTAATCTAA